Proteins encoded within one genomic window of Clupea harengus chromosome 10, Ch_v2.0.2, whole genome shotgun sequence:
- the lpxn gene encoding leupaxin — MDELDLILAELAQTPNRSAIAPGIAVKTTVVTENRETRNSGYGIPKSDLTRTGHPSASSVYSKPLAQGDPMSPTTANRELDSIMNELLGFDLEVPETGCDPTPPPLARKERQSMKDKKGRTEDEVPEDTEKPKKTDMIDDLLGGLSSDMEKMGVNTVAKGHCAACSKCIAGKVITALGQVWHPEHFVCFECKQELSTSGFFERDGKPYCEKDYQELYSPKCAYCKGPILHNILTAMDRTWHPEHFFCTHCGELFGPNGFMEKEGKPYCSKDFYQLFAPKCTGCNLPVKENYLTAANGVWHPDCFVCADCLQPFREGGFIEMDGRPLCSQDYHKRQGTLCGSCGAPITGRCIAAMGTKFHPEHFVCAFCLRQLSQGVFQEQDGKPYCKGCHAKLFLAK; from the exons ATGGATGAGTTAG ATTTAATCCTTGCAGAATTGGCTCAAACCCCCAACAGAAGTGCAATCGCCCCTGGAATAGCTGTCAAGACAACAGTGGTGACTGAGAACAGAGAAACCAGAAACAGTGGATATGGG ATTCCAAAATCAGATCTCACGAGAACAGGGCATCCGTCTGCCAGCAGTGTTTACAG TAAACCACTGGCTCAAGGGGATCCAATGAGTCCTACTACGGCCAACCGGGAGCTGGATTCCATCATGAATGAACTGCTGGGTTTTGACCTGGAG GTTCCAGAAACAGGCTGTGATCCAACCCCACCGCCTCTTGCccgaaaagagagacagagcatgaAAGACAAGAAAGGCAGGACCGAGGACGAAGTGCCAGAGGACACGGAAAAGCCGAAGAAGACAGATATGATCGACGATCTTCTGGGAGGCCTCAGCTCTGACATGGAGAAGATGGGTGTTAACACCGTCGCCAAGGGCCACTGTGCTGCCTGCAGCAAGTGTATTGCTGGAAAG GTGATCACAGCCCTGGGGCAGGTGTGGCACCCTGAGCACTTTGTGTGCTTTGAGTGTAAGCAGGAGCTGAGCACCTCCGGCTTCTTTGAGAGAGACGGCAAACCCTACTGTGAGAAAGACTACCAGGAGCTCTACTCGCCCAAGTGTGCATACTGCAAAGGCCCCATCCTGCAT AACATCCTGACGGCTATGGATCGAACTTGGCACCCAGAACACTTCTTCTGTACCCACTGTGGAGAGCTGTTTGGACCAAACG GGTTCATGGAGAAGGAGGGGAAGCCGTACTGCAGCAAAGACTTTTATCAGCTCTTTGCACCTAAGTGCACTGGATGCAACCTCCCTGTGAAGGAGAACTACCTGACCGCCGCCAATGGTGTGTGGCACCCGGACTGTTTTGTCTGTGCC GATTGCTTGCAGCCTTTCCGTGAAGGGGGTTTCATTGAGATGGACGGGCGCCCCTTGTGCTCCCAGGACTACCACAAGCGACAGGGGACGCTGTGCGGCAGCTGTGGAGCCCCCATCACCGGCCGCTGCATCGCTGCCATGGGCACCAAGTTCCACCCCGAGCACTTTGTCTGCGCCTTCTGCCTACGGCAGCTCAGCCAGGGCGTGTTCCAGGAGCAGGATGGGAAGCCATACTGCAAGGGTTGCCATGCGAAGCTATTCCTGGCGAAATGA